From Chryseobacterium camelliae:
CCTTCGCTAACCTTCGCAATCAGTTGGCCATATGCTTCATGCATACCTCCCTGCAGTGATCTTCCGGCAAAGTCAGTCTGCATGCCGCCTGGAGCTACTATTTTCACCTTGATGCCAAACTGAGCCAACTCATAGGCCAGACCTTCTGAAAAACCGTCTATCGCAAATTTGCTGGCATTGTAGATCGAACATGTCGGGTATCCTAATAAACCAAAAGTACTGGTGACATTAATGAATGTTCCACTTTTTCTTTCTCTAAAATAAGGAACAAATGCTTTCGTGATTTGAATAACTCCCATTAAGTTCGTCTGGATCTGCATCTGGATTTGCTCCTCACTAAACGATTCCAATGGACCGATAAGGCCATAACCGGCATTGTTCAGTACAACATCGACTGAATTGGATTTTAAAATTTCGGCTATTGTTTCCTGGCTTTTTAGGGTGTTGGTAACATCCAGCTCTACTAAGGTTATATTGGAAAGCTGGTTCAGCTCTTTTTCTTCTTCAGGTCTTCGCATGGTCGCGATCACTTTCCAACCCCTTTCCTGAAATAATTTGGCAGTTGCCTTACCCAGTCCGGATGAAGCACCGGTAATGAAAATTGTCTTTTGCATATTTTATTTTTTTGTTCTATGCAAAGTTGAATATTAACTCAATTCAGGAATTAATCTAAGCGGGAATATACTTAGCCGAAATAACGAAAGTAATAAAGTCAATTATTATGCTTTGATGTACCTATTGTAAGAATAGATTGTACATCATGACTTATTTGATTACAGTTCGTATTATATTAGAAGAGTTAACATATATGAAACTTAAAATTGATAGGAAGAATCTTTTTGATACCAATTCGTTGCCAAATTTAAATAAAAAACCCTAACTGACTGATAATCAGAAAGGGTTTTAAAATTAGATGTACCCAGGACCGGGATCGAACCGGTACTCCTAAGAACTGGTGTTTGAGACCAGCGCGTCTACCAATTCCGCCACCTGGGCTGGTGTTACCATGCTTTTAATTGGTGTGCAAATATAGAAACTTTTTTAAGATTTAAAAACTTTTTTGCGAACTTTTCTTTAAAAATCCAGTTCCAGTCCGTCGTAGGCAAGGTGGATGCCTTCCGGGAGAAGGGGTTCTTCCACATCATAAAGTCCGAAGTGATGGCTGATATGGGTTAAATACAACTTTTTGGGCTTGAGTTCTTCAAAGAGCTCAATAACATCCGGCAGGATGAAATGGGCAGGATGCGGATCGAATTTCCGGATGCAGTTCAGGATCAGAACATCCAGGTTTTTCAGTTTTTCCTTCTCGGTATCGGAGATAAAGCTGCCGTCGGTAATATACGCGAGATTTTTGAATTTGTAACCGAAGATGCTGAGTTTATAGTGCATCACCTGAATAGGGGTGATGAGCGTATCCAAAACGGTAAAAGGCTGATGATCGATTTCATGGAGCTCAAAAGCCGGGGCGCCGGGATACCGGACATCTGTAAAGGCGTAGGCAAAACGCTTTTTAATTTCCTGCCCGACCCGTGGATGGCAGTACAGCGGCATATCTTTCCCGCTCCTGAAAATCAGGGGACGCATATCATCAAGACCAATCACGTGGTCGTTATGTTCATGGGTAATGAGGGCGATGTCTATACTGGATTCATGGTTCAGAAGCATCTGCTGGCGGAAGTCCGGCCCGCAGTCAATCAGTATTTTGCGGCGTTCTTCCGTAGTCACCATCACAGAGGCACGGAATCGCTGGTCTTTGGGATTTCCGGAGGTGCACACCTCACATGTACAGCCGATAACGGGTACGCCCTGCGAAGTACCGGTTCCTAAAAATTTCAACTTCATTTTGTTTTGAGGTTGGTTTAATTTTGGTAAATTTACGCAAAAATTTAATGTCCTAATGTATCAGAAACTAACTCCTAAACAAAAAGCATTAACAATTAATCTAGATCCTACTATTTATGGTACTTTCGCGGAAATTGGAGCAGGGCAGGAGACTGTTCGGCACTTTTTTAGAGCAGGGGGGGCTTCCGGTACAATCGCCAAGGCGATGTCTGCCTACGATAAGGATTTTAGTGATGCCATTTACGGAAAAGAAGCCAAAAACAGGTATGTAACCCAGAACAGGCTCCGTAAAATGCTCCGCTATGAAGTGTCTTTGATTGAGGAAAGGATTTCCAGGGAGAACAATCCGGACAGAAAGTTCTTTTCCTACGCCAATACGGTAACAACGATTAATTTTGACAAAACGATGAGAGGCCACGGCTGGGTGGGGATCCGTTTCCAGGTGAAAGAAAATGAGGATTATAATGAGATTGTAATCCATGTTAAATTCAACGAAAACGACGCCACTCTGCAACAGGAAACACTGGGAAACCTTGGGGTGAACCTCATTTTCGGGGCCTTCCACTATTACGATAATCCCAGGACCCTGATTGAATCGCTGTACGATGATATTGCCAAGGATAACCTGGAAATTGATATGATCGATTTCAGCGGACCTGCATTTGCCTACGTGGATAACAGGCTGATGTCTCTTCAGCTGGTAAAAAACAGCATGACTGATGCTGTGATCTTCAATTCTGAAGGAAATAATATGCTTCCGGCAGATGTCCTGTACAAGAAAAATATTTTTGCCGTAAGGGGAAGTTTCAGGCCCGTGACCAAGGTGAATATCGATATGCTCCGCAACGGACTGGACATGTTCCTGAAAGATGCTGCCTGTACCCATGATGAAACCGAAGTGCTGATTGAAATCACCATCTCCAACCTCAGAGCGGACGGAGATATCAACGAAAGGGATTTTATGGACAGGGTAGACATCCTCGGTAAACTGGGATATACCGTTATCATCTCCAATTTCTCCGAATATTACAGGATGATCGATTATTTCGCTACCCATACCAACGGAAATATCGGCGTGGCCATGGGTGTGAACAATATGCTGATGGTATTCGACGAAAAATACTACAACAATCTTTCCGGTGGCATTCTGGAAGCCTTCGGTAAGTTCTTCCGCAACGGCATGAGGGTATACCTGTATCCGTACAAAGACCCTGAAACCCACGAGCTGCTGGATTCGTCCAACCTGAAAGTGGAATGAAAGCCTGAAAGAATTGTATAAATATTTCAAACACAACAACCGTATTGTAGATATCACCAGCTATAATCCTGAATACCTGGAAATTTATTCCAGGGAAATCCTGAAGAAAATCTCATGCAATGTGAAAGGCTGGGAATCCCAGGTTCCGGAAGGCGTTGCGGAAATGATCAAAGAGCGTGGAATGTTCGGCTACAAAGAAGAACTTTCCCTAAAACAATTTTCTTAAACCTAAAAGAAACATCATGTTAGAACTAAAAAAAAGGCTTTCCTCCATCCTTGAAAGTCCTAAACACAATACTGAAGAAAAGCTTCAGAAAGTCTGCCACCTGCTGGACCAGGAAATCTCCTATTTCAACTGGACCGGATTCTACTTTAAAAACGGAGATAAAAATGAACTGATCCTGGGCCCTTATGTGGGTGCACCAACCGACCATACCATTATTCCTTACGGAAAGGGAATCTGCGGGCAGGTAGCTGTTTCCAATGAAACTTTTATCGTGCCGGACGTTCACCAGCAGGATAACTACCTGAGCTGTTCCATCGACACTAAAGCGGAAATTGTAGTCCCGATCTTCAAAAATGGCGAGAACATCGGCCAGATCGATATTGATTCCCATACCCTGGATCCTTTCACCAAAGAAGACCTGGAAATGCTGGAATGGCTGTGCCACGAGGTTTCAAAAATTTTATAAGCGTTTTTGATGCATAAAATATAGCTCCGGTTTGCAAGAACCGGAGCTTTTTATTTTGATATAAGTTCATTTAAGGTAGCCCTGCGGGAATCAATACAGGCAGGTTTAAAAATAGATTGGCACCACAACAAACAACAATAAAGACGCCGCCCTTGAATTGATTATTTAGCGAACAGCTCCACTTCATCAATCAGCTCCTTGAAATACGGTGCACATTTCGCAATATGCGTTCCGTACCAGGAAAATGCCTCTCCGTCCACAATCATGATTTTTTTCTCAGGATAAACGGCTTTCAGTTCTTCTATATGTTGTTCCCTGAATGGGAAAGGTTCAGAGGATAACATGATGATATCCGTATCAGCTAGGTCTTTTACCGTGATTTCCGGATAGCGTGTCCTGTCCCTGAAACTATTTTCAAATCCGATTTCCTTCAGGATATGATGGATGAAGGTATCTGATCCGATGGTCATATAAGGGTTTTTCCAGATCAGGTAGGCTGCTTTTAACGGAGTATGGATCTTGGCGCTTTCCAGCACTTCGTAAATTTTCAGATTGAACTGCTGGGCTTTTTCCTCACAGTCGAAAAGGGTTCCTAATGTTTTAAGAAGGTAATAATTGTCTTCTACCGTTTCTACATGGGTAACAACCACTTTAAATTCCTTCATCAGGGTTTCTACCTGTTCTTTGGTATTTTCTTCTTTATTCGCTATAATAAGGTCTGGCCGCAGGTTCCTGATCTTTTCCAGGTTGAGGTTTTTGGTTCCGCCTATAACAGGGATGTTTTTGATCCGATCTTCAGGATGGATACAGAATTTTGTTCTTCCTGTGATGTGGTGTTCTGTTAAACCTAAATCAAATAAAGCCTCAGTAATCGAAGGCACGAGCGAAATAACATTCATATTTTGGGACTTTGCCTAAAATTACAAAAGTTTTCCTGTTAAGAAAAGTCCGGCAACCGTAAAATAGATGATTAGTCCCGTTACGTCCACAAGGGTGGCTACAAAAGGAGCGGAAGAAGTGGCAGGGTCCAGTTTGAGTTTTTTAAGCACAAAAGGAATCATGGAACCGGAAAGCGTTCCCCAGAGTACAATAGCGATGAGTGAAACAGAAACGCTGAGTCCCACATATACCCAGTACGTACCGTAATCGAACAGCCCTAGTTTCTGCCAGACCATGATGCGGATAAAGCCGATGATCCCGAGTATAGTTCCCAGGCACAGCCCGGAAATGATTTCTTTTTTCATGACGTACCACCAGTCTTTCAGGGTGATTTCCTGAAGGGCCATCGCACGGATGATCAGTGTAGCTGCCTGCGATCCCGAATTTCCGCCGCTTGAAATGATCAGCGGTACAAACAGGGCAAGAACTACAGCTTTTTCAATTTCTTTATCAAAATATCCCATTGCGGAGGCGGTAAGCATTTCCGAGATGAACAGGATGATCAGCCAGGTGGCTCTTTTACGGATCATTTCTGTCCATGAGGTATGTGTATAGGGAAGATCAAGCGCTTCCAATCCCCCGAACTTCTGGATGTCTTCCGTATTCTGCTGCTCGATCTGGTCCAGGATGTCATCAATGGTTACGATGCCTACCAGGACTCCGTTTTCCGTAATAATGGGCAGGGCACCGCGGTCGTATTTCTCAAAGTAGGTAACGGCATCCTCCTTTGTGGTGGTTGTGGTGATGGCTACAAAATGGTTATCCGTAATTTCGGAAACCAGAGTATCTTCTTCAGCAAGCAGCAGTGTTCCGATAGCGATATCATCAATAAGGCGGTTTCTTTCATCCACTACATACAGGTAGTTCATGGTTTCCACTTTCCTTCCTACCTTTTTTATTTGCTGGAGGCACTTCTTAACGGTCCATTCCTTGCGGATCTGAATGTAATAAGGTGTCATCAGACGGGCAATGGAATCCGAATTATAGCCTAAAAGTTTCAGGGCAATCCTTCTTTCCTGGGGATTCAGGTGATTGATGGAATACTTGATCAGTTCATCCGGAAAGTCTTCAAACAGGGCTGTACGGTCATCCGGGGTCATGGCATTGAGGATCTCTGAGACTTCATCGCTTCCGATGCTCCGGATGGTTTCCTCCTGGAAGTCAGGATCCAGGTGGGAGAAAACTTCTGCCTTGTATTGCTTTGAAACCTTGAGGAATGCCAACAGCCTTTCGTCAGCAGGAAGGTTGCTGAGCGTTTCGGCAATATCGGCAGGATTAAATATGATTTCGTCTCCGGAGTTCAAAGCTTGGGATTTTTTAGATACGCAAAAATAATTTAAATTTTTAAAACTGGGCAATAATGGCGAAGATTTAAGGATTAATTAAAGGATTCGGTAGATAACTGCTCCTGGATCCAAGTGTGTGTTACTGTACTACCCAATAAAAAGAACACCTGCTCAGTGCAGGTGTTCCGGATTAATTTGAAAATATTTAAGTATTGAAATCAAGGTTCTATACAAGCGTACGGATAGCATGTCCCATTGCAGCACCATCCTGTAGTGCAGGGATTGTTGTGGATGTCTCGACATCTATTATTGCGGTCTCCGCCATTAATGATCTTCAATGTTTCCCGTGTAATTTTTTTTAAATTTTTCATTGGATTTGTTTTGAGTTTGTTTTTAATTATACTGCAAAGTATAGGTAAAAGGTAGATACCCTCTGGCAGCATAAACTACCAGGATATTCAAAATCAGGCTTCTAAACATGCCTGTGCTACGCACATCCTGTTACAGCACCATCCTACAACACAGTCTGAATGGTCGATGCATTTGTTGCGGGCTCCTCCGTTAATGGTTTTCTGTGCTTCCCGGGTTAGTTTCTTTAAATTTTTCATTGGATTTAGTTTTTTTTGGTTACACTTCGGGACAAGAATAAACGACACATACCCGTTGGCAGCAGGAACCGCCAGGACATTGATAATTTTCGGTACATCTTTGGAGGCCGCTGCCTTTAATGGCTTTCTGCTCCGCTCTGTTGAGCTTTTTTAAATTTTTCATATTGTTTTGGATTAAAGTATAGCCAAGATAATAAAAATATTTTATTATTCGCTAAAATGTGAGTTGAAAAATTTATGTAAAGCGATGGTTTTCAGTAGCCGTATGTGTGGTTTCCGGCTGCAGGCCGGTGATTGAAGAAGATAGATAAGAAGAGAAAAAGATTGATGAGAAGATAAAGACCGGATTAAGTGTTAAAATCCCGTTTCTTCTGAAGGCTTGATTTTTTTAAGGCTTTTAAGAATGTCCTTAATAGCACCATTGGTACCGATTTTAATTGAATTTTCAGCAGATCCGAGCAGGCGCATATTTTTACGGTAGGTATCATAATCGCTTTCGGTGATGAAATTGCCTTCAGCGTCATACAGTTTCATGCTGACCACAACCTGGTTGGAAAAGACATATTTGCCGAGGCCTACTTTGAAGTATTTTACTTTGGGAACTACGGCAAAATCGGCATCATTATTCATGCAGTAATCGGAGATTGTCTGCTTGTCTATACTATCAAAAGGGATCTGGGTTTCTGTTTTGAGCATTTTATTCCTGTGGTACCCGCTGAGGTTTTCCGATACCGCATTAAAGAACGCATAGTTGGTAGGTTCTTTAATCTCTTCAATATCAGGTTCCACTTCAGGATTGAAATACAGTACTTTTCTGATTTTATCATCTGTGCTTTTCTGTGCTTTTGCATAAGCGGTACCGATGATAAGGAAAGAGGTAAGGGCTGTAAAGAATATAATTTTTCTCATTTGTAATACTATGCAAAATTACTGCCTTTTCGTGAATCTCAGTATAGTTTATTAAGAAATATTTAACACTTTTTTCTATCAGTTTTGATTTACGGCATCAATAATGTTTGCAGAATAAAAAAATAGTTGTACTTTTGCACGCGTTACATAATAATCATTAAACAATATTGGAATGTACTTAACAACAGAAAAAAAGCAGGAAATTTTCGCTAAGCACGGAAAATCTGCACAGGACACCGGAAGTGCTGAAGGGCAAATTGCACTTTTCACTTTCAGAATCAATCACTTATCTCAGCACCTTAAAGCTAACCGTCATGACTTCAATACAGAAAGATCTTTGGTGAAGCTGGTAGGTAAAAGAAAAAGATTACTGGATTATCTTAAAAACAAAGATATCGAAAGATACAGAGCGATCATCGCTGAATTAGGTTTAAGAAAATAATCTATAAAGATTTTCAAATAAAAGCAATCTCTCAGGAGGTTGCTTTTTTTATTTGTTTTGAAGTACCATATTAATATACCTGTAAGACCTCCGTTTTCCTTTGCTGAAATGCTAAACCAAACAGCCTTTTTATACGGATTTTCACCGGGATTACTACTTTTATCCAAATAATTACATTAAATTTGCAGACGAATTTTAGACGAAATATAATCATTAAAGGCGCTCAATACGGAGTGCAACACAAAAAATTTATGAGTGTACCTCAAGCAATTACAGAGCTGATTACTCTTGCAGACGGCAGAGAAATCACTATTGAAACAGGGAAATTAGCAAAACAGGCTGACGGATCTGTAGTCGTAAAAATGGGCGGAACTATGCTTTTAGCAACGGTTGTAGCCAATAAGGAAGCTAATCCGGGAGTAGATTTTCTACCGTTAACGGTAGACTACAGAGAAAAGTTTTACGCAGGCGGTAAAATTCCGGGAAACTTCTTCAGAAGAGAAGCACGTCCTTCTGATCAGGAGATTTTAACGATGCGTTTGGTGGACAGGGTTTTAAGGCCATTGTTCCCGGAAGATTTCC
This genomic window contains:
- a CDS encoding SDR family oxidoreductase; translated protein: MQKTIFITGASSGLGKATAKLFQERGWKVIATMRRPEEEKELNQLSNITLVELDVTNTLKSQETIAEILKSNSVDVVLNNAGYGLIGPLESFSEEQIQMQIQTNLMGVIQITKAFVPYFRERKSGTFINVTSTFGLLGYPTCSIYNASKFAIDGFSEGLAYELAQFGIKVKIVAPGGMQTDFAGRSLQGGMHEAYGQLIAKVSEGYSEEQIANYTKAEDVALIIYEAATDGKSQLRYIAGNDAVALYNERLELTPEGQFEKIRNQFIF
- a CDS encoding MBL fold metallo-hydrolase codes for the protein MKLKFLGTGTSQGVPVIGCTCEVCTSGNPKDQRFRASVMVTTEERRKILIDCGPDFRQQMLLNHESSIDIALITHEHNDHVIGLDDMRPLIFRSGKDMPLYCHPRVGQEIKKRFAYAFTDVRYPGAPAFELHEIDHQPFTVLDTLITPIQVMHYKLSIFGYKFKNLAYITDGSFISDTEKEKLKNLDVLILNCIRKFDPHPAHFILPDVIELFEELKPKKLYLTHISHHFGLYDVEEPLLPEGIHLAYDGLELDF
- a CDS encoding GAF domain-containing protein, which translates into the protein MLELKKRLSSILESPKHNTEEKLQKVCHLLDQEISYFNWTGFYFKNGDKNELILGPYVGAPTDHTIIPYGKGICGQVAVSNETFIVPDVHQQDNYLSCSIDTKAEIVVPIFKNGENIGQIDIDSHTLDPFTKEDLEMLEWLCHEVSKIL
- a CDS encoding ABC transporter substrate-binding protein, with amino-acid sequence MNVISLVPSITEALFDLGLTEHHITGRTKFCIHPEDRIKNIPVIGGTKNLNLEKIRNLRPDLIIANKEENTKEQVETLMKEFKVVVTHVETVEDNYYLLKTLGTLFDCEEKAQQFNLKIYEVLESAKIHTPLKAAYLIWKNPYMTIGSDTFIHHILKEIGFENSFRDRTRYPEITVKDLADTDIIMLSSEPFPFREQHIEELKAVYPEKKIMIVDGEAFSWYGTHIAKCAPYFKELIDEVELFAK
- the mgtE gene encoding magnesium transporter yields the protein MNSGDEIIFNPADIAETLSNLPADERLLAFLKVSKQYKAEVFSHLDPDFQEETIRSIGSDEVSEILNAMTPDDRTALFEDFPDELIKYSINHLNPQERRIALKLLGYNSDSIARLMTPYYIQIRKEWTVKKCLQQIKKVGRKVETMNYLYVVDERNRLIDDIAIGTLLLAEEDTLVSEITDNHFVAITTTTTKEDAVTYFEKYDRGALPIITENGVLVGIVTIDDILDQIEQQNTEDIQKFGGLEALDLPYTHTSWTEMIRKRATWLIILFISEMLTASAMGYFDKEIEKAVVLALFVPLIISSGGNSGSQAATLIIRAMALQEITLKDWWYVMKKEIISGLCLGTILGIIGFIRIMVWQKLGLFDYGTYWVYVGLSVSVSLIAIVLWGTLSGSMIPFVLKKLKLDPATSSAPFVATLVDVTGLIIYFTVAGLFLTGKLL
- a CDS encoding bacteriocin-like protein translates to MLPEGIYLLPILCSIIKNKLKTNPMKNLKKITRETLKIINGGDRNNRCRDIHNNPCTTGWCCNGTCYPYACIEP
- a CDS encoding bacteriocin-like protein, which produces MKNLKKLTREAQKTINGGARNKCIDHSDCVVGWCCNRMCVAQACLEA
- a CDS encoding bacteriocin-like protein, with product MKNLKKLNRAEQKAIKGSGLQRCTENYQCPGGSCCQRVCVVYSCPEV
- a CDS encoding pyruvate decarboxylase, with translation MRKIIFFTALTSFLIIGTAYAKAQKSTDDKIRKVLYFNPEVEPDIEEIKEPTNYAFFNAVSENLSGYHRNKMLKTETQIPFDSIDKQTISDYCMNNDADFAVVPKVKYFKVGLGKYVFSNQVVVSMKLYDAEGNFITESDYDTYRKNMRLLGSAENSIKIGTNGAIKDILKSLKKIKPSEETGF
- the rpsO gene encoding 30S ribosomal protein S15; the protein is MYLTTEKKQEIFAKHGKSAQDTGSAEGQIALFTFRINHLSQHLKANRHDFNTERSLVKLVGKRKRLLDYLKNKDIERYRAIIAELGLRK